One part of the Nostoc sp. PCC 7120 = FACHB-418 genome encodes these proteins:
- a CDS encoding RpoD/SigA family RNA polymerase sigma factor — MYQTKHESLKETMNIAELGTMEIIESVVEHEEHSLDTLELIIEEEPPITENLDSEERDSGDEMAAARPSGYNKTEHDDAVGAFFKEMARYPLLKPDEEVELARRVRFLEEVRDLQADLQLQIGQHPTKAQVAGQLEITEKQLENRLYQGRVAKRKMIRSNLRLVVSIAKRYLNRGVPFLDLIQEGAMGLNRATEKFDPDKGYKFSTYAYWWIRQAITRAIANDARTIRLPIHIVEKLNKLKKAQRELKQKFSRNPSEAEMAEALEISVPQLRQLQQLRRQALSLNHRVGKEEDTELMDLLEDEDNLSPEAKMNENMMRQEIWEVLGDVLTPREKDVISLRYGLTTSEPCTLEEVGNMFNLSRERVRQIQSKAMRKLRRPHIAKRLKGWLI, encoded by the coding sequence ATGTACCAAACAAAGCATGAATCCCTCAAGGAAACTATGAATATTGCTGAATTGGGAACAATGGAAATAATAGAGAGCGTTGTAGAACATGAAGAACACTCTCTTGATACTTTAGAACTGATAATAGAAGAAGAACCCCCAATAACAGAGAATTTAGACTCAGAGGAACGTGATAGCGGGGATGAAATGGCGGCTGCCCGACCTTCGGGCTACAATAAAACCGAGCATGATGATGCGGTAGGTGCGTTCTTTAAAGAAATGGCACGTTATCCACTGCTAAAACCCGATGAAGAGGTAGAATTAGCCAGAAGAGTCAGATTTTTAGAAGAAGTTAGAGATTTACAAGCAGATCTGCAATTACAAATAGGGCAACATCCGACAAAAGCCCAAGTAGCTGGTCAACTAGAGATAACAGAAAAACAATTAGAAAATCGATTGTATCAAGGTCGAGTGGCGAAGCGTAAAATGATTCGCTCGAACTTGAGATTAGTAGTATCAATTGCCAAGCGATATCTAAATCGGGGAGTACCTTTTCTAGATTTAATTCAAGAAGGTGCAATGGGATTGAATCGAGCTACAGAAAAATTTGATCCCGATAAAGGATATAAGTTCTCTACTTATGCTTACTGGTGGATTAGACAAGCGATTACGAGAGCGATCGCTAATGATGCCAGAACCATCCGCCTACCCATCCATATTGTAGAAAAACTCAACAAACTCAAAAAAGCCCAACGGGAACTCAAACAAAAATTCAGCCGCAACCCTTCCGAAGCAGAAATGGCCGAAGCTTTGGAAATTAGCGTCCCCCAACTGCGCCAACTGCAACAACTCCGGCGACAAGCCCTATCTTTAAACCATCGTGTCGGTAAAGAAGAAGATACCGAACTGATGGATTTATTAGAAGATGAGGATAACTTATCTCCGGAAGCAAAAATGAACGAAAATATGATGCGTCAGGAGATTTGGGAAGTTTTAGGTGATGTCCTCACTCCCAGAGAAAAAGACGTAATTTCTCTACGCTATGGTTTGACAACTAGCGAACCTTGCACCCTGGAGGAAGTCGGAAATATGTTCAACTTATCCCGCGAACGAGTCCGCCAAATTCAAAGCAAAGCCATGCGTAAATTACGCCGTCCTCACATAGCCAAACGTCTTAAGGGTTGGTTGATTTGA
- a CDS encoding GNAT family N-acetyltransferase has protein sequence MTVRNDLTVRFAEPADSETLFSLIKELAEYEKLTHAVTGNVLALQEHLFGSQRYVEAILAESSGQAVGFALFFHNYSTFLTKPGIYLEDLFVLPDYRRQGIGKALLTKLAQIAVERDCGRLEWSVLDWNESAQAFYRHMGATILDDWRICRVTEDAMSQLAKGK, from the coding sequence ATGACTGTGCGTAACGATTTGACCGTGCGTTTTGCTGAACCTGCTGATAGCGAAACACTATTTAGCTTAATTAAAGAATTGGCGGAGTACGAAAAATTAACTCATGCTGTAACTGGCAACGTTCTTGCACTTCAAGAGCATTTGTTTGGCTCCCAAAGATACGTTGAAGCAATTTTAGCGGAATCCTCAGGTCAAGCCGTAGGGTTTGCCTTATTTTTTCATAATTACTCTACCTTCCTCACCAAGCCAGGCATTTATCTAGAAGACTTGTTTGTCCTACCCGACTATCGACGACAAGGCATTGGTAAAGCACTCCTCACTAAATTAGCCCAAATAGCTGTCGAGCGTGATTGTGGACGACTAGAATGGAGCGTTCTGGACTGGAATGAATCAGCCCAAGCATTTTACCGCCACATGGGAGCAACCATATTAGACGATTGGCGAATTTGCCGCGTTACAGAAGACGCAATGAGCCAATTAGCCAAGGGGAAGTGA